A window of Haloarcula marismortui ATCC 43049 genomic DNA:
GGCTATTGAGTCGGAGGTACTCGTCATCGGCGGCGGCCTCGGCGGGCTGACCAGCGCACTGGCGGCCGCCCGCGAGGGAGCCGACGTGCGACTGGTTTCGTATAAACAGAGCACGCTCCGACAGGCGTCGGGTCTGGTAGACGTGCTCGGCTACACACCGGACGGCGACGGCCCGCTAACCGACCCGTACGAGGCGATCCCGTCACTGCCGGAGGCACATCCCTACCGAAAGGTCGGCGTCCAGACGGTCCGGGACGCACTATCGCTGTTCGACGATGCGGTCCCGACCTACGAAGGTGAGCACACGGACACGAACGCACTCCTGCCGACCCACGGCGGAAGTATCAAACCGACTGCCCGCTACCCGGCCGGAGCCAGCGCCGGTCTCGCCAGCGACACCCGCGACACGCTGCTGGTCGGCATCGAAGAAATGGTCGACTTCGACGCGCCCCACGTCGCTGCCCATCTCGACGCAACGGGCGTGCCATTCGATGTCCGCGGCGAGACCATCCGGTTCCCGGGCGACCTGCGCGCGGACGCGAAGGTCACGCGGTACGCAAAACTGCTCGACACCAACAGCGAGGTGGCAGTTCGCGGGCGAATGGTCCCGGCCCGCGAGGCGCTCGCCCAGCGCGTGAACCCGTTGCTGGAGGACGAAGAGCGGGTCGGCTTCCCGGCGATTCTCGGCGACGACAACCCCGGTGCGATCCGTGATGCACTGGGCGACCACCTCGGCGTCGACGTGTTCGAGGTCCCGATGGGGCCGCCGTCGCTACCCGGCCTCCGACTGGAGGACGCGCTGTTCTCGGCACTGGACGAGGCCGGGGCCAGCATCGAGACCGGCAATCCAGTCGTCGATTTCGACGGCGAGGACCGTATCGAGAAGGTATTCATCGAGAAGAACGGCGCGAAGATACCCAACAGCGCCGACCAGTACGTTCTCGCGACCGGTGGCTTCGTCGGCAAGGGCGTCGAATCCGACCG
This region includes:
- the glpB gene encoding glycerol-3-phosphate dehydrogenase subunit GlpB, which translates into the protein MAIESEVLVIGGGLGGLTSALAAAREGADVRLVSYKQSTLRQASGLVDVLGYTPDGDGPLTDPYEAIPSLPEAHPYRKVGVQTVRDALSLFDDAVPTYEGEHTDTNALLPTHGGSIKPTARYPAGASAGLASDTRDTLLVGIEEMVDFDAPHVAAHLDATGVPFDVRGETIRFPGDLRADAKVTRYAKLLDTNSEVAVRGRMVPAREALAQRVNPLLEDEERVGFPAILGDDNPGAIRDALGDHLGVDVFEVPMGPPSLPGLRLEDALFSALDEAGASIETGNPVVDFDGEDRIEKVFIEKNGAKIPNSADQYVLATGGFVGKGVESDREGVYEPVFDCHIPHAADRYDWFEGELFGDHEFARYGVATDDDLRPLDASEHSEFENLRAAGSVLGGYDFAAEKSGSGVSIATGYAAGQRAAQEAR